One region of Candidatus Thorarchaeota archaeon genomic DNA includes:
- a CDS encoding magnesium transporter, which yields MGRMRAVRKVAGSYASSLASLSFNFGGLVAGIMLATSLDVMASVRWGVLLFPSIISVRGAIGGLFSGRISTALHIGTIRPSMRGNTKHLWILYDSTTVLSLIMGLVLWAFGCAFGVLFAELTMIDLLYMLLAILTTLAISVLFVSPATALVSIESMKRGADPDVSTYPIISTVADILVTMTYILVVSALRFSWSLGVFTVISVLFVLSCVVLLWIDRDEPDMITTLRESLMVLPLIAFFVNISGSTLDRIGTVITNEPAIYMIYPAIIDTVGDVGSVVGSTATTKLNLGTAHSSLRLFKDQLSEIAGTWSASLTLFVAYALISFSAVGLNTGTSLSVLIMRISLTNLMAVGIGVVISLLMALGTFRRGWDPDNFVIPVESTFADAVTSLSLFAATLLVWL from the coding sequence ATGGGTCGGATGAGGGCAGTACGGAAGGTTGCAGGCTCGTATGCTAGTTCACTGGCCTCACTGTCGTTCAACTTCGGTGGTCTTGTAGCCGGCATCATGCTCGCCACATCTCTTGATGTCATGGCCTCTGTACGCTGGGGCGTTCTGCTGTTCCCCTCCATAATCAGTGTCAGGGGTGCAATCGGCGGGCTCTTCTCCGGGCGGATATCTACAGCCCTTCATATCGGTACAATCCGGCCTTCGATGAGGGGCAACACAAAGCATCTCTGGATCCTCTACGACTCGACAACCGTCCTCTCGCTCATAATGGGTCTGGTGCTGTGGGCGTTCGGGTGCGCATTCGGTGTGCTATTCGCAGAACTCACCATGATAGACCTTCTCTATATGCTGCTCGCGATTCTGACGACACTTGCCATATCGGTGCTATTCGTGTCACCCGCCACTGCACTTGTCTCCATTGAGTCGATGAAGCGGGGCGCGGACCCCGACGTCTCCACCTATCCCATCATCTCCACTGTCGCCGACATTCTTGTGACGATGACGTACATTCTCGTAGTGTCTGCACTGAGGTTCTCATGGTCCCTCGGTGTATTCACTGTCATCTCCGTGCTGTTCGTGCTGTCCTGTGTGGTACTCTTATGGATTGACCGTGATGAACCAGACATGATCACCACGCTTCGCGAAAGCCTCATGGTACTGCCACTCATCGCATTCTTTGTCAACATCTCCGGCTCAACACTGGACCGCATTGGAACGGTCATCACAAATGAGCCCGCCATCTACATGATATATCCCGCCATAATCGATACTGTTGGTGATGTTGGGTCGGTGGTCGGCTCCACCGCGACCACGAAGCTAAACTTGGGCACAGCGCACTCGTCGCTGAGACTGTTCAAGGACCAGCTGTCAGAGATAGCAGGCACATGGAGTGCATCACTTACACTATTCGTCGCCTATGCTCTCATCTCCTTCTCCGCTGTTGGATTGAACACTGGGACCTCTTTGTCAGTCTTGATCATGCGAATCTCATTGACGAATCTAATGGCAGTCGGTATAGGGGTCGTCATTTCTCTCCTGATGGCACTCGGGACGTTTCGAAGGGGTTGGGACCCGGATAACTTCGTGATACCAGTTGAGAGCACATTTGCTGATGCAGTCACCTCACTGTCCCTGTTTGCCGCGACCCTCCTAGTCTGGTTGTAG
- a CDS encoding S8 family peptidase, with product MSKKFSALVVLAIMLTTFSMATTVVAYAQTGFDGRNTASAMYVWNDSDAETQWGIERIFNGVYDGYIPTADVDLAIVDTGIDLDHPDLMANIVWGYDAVRGRTADDGNGHGTHCAGIAGAIRNAMGVVGVYSNVDLYAIKVLGPSGSGTFTDIAEGVYAACKGPDGKEGTADDADVISMSLGGTSDSAELHNAIIHAYNMGIVIVAAAGNSGDGNPSTTEISYPAAYPEVIAVGATDMNDAIASFSNSGPYVEVAAPGVSIYSTYKGGIYKTLSGTSMACPHVAGLVALIIAVKGKMPVGTFSDTGTSTIRGYLHSTALDLGTSGWDASFGYGLIQASQLI from the coding sequence ATGAGTAAGAAGTTCTCGGCATTGGTTGTTCTTGCAATCATGCTGACCACATTCTCCATGGCCACGACAGTTGTCGCCTACGCGCAGACCGGCTTCGACGGTCGCAACACAGCTTCCGCCATGTACGTATGGAATGACTCGGATGCTGAGACCCAGTGGGGTATCGAACGCATTTTCAATGGCGTCTATGATGGTTACATCCCGACAGCGGATGTCGACCTAGCCATCGTCGACACCGGAATTGACCTCGATCATCCCGACCTCATGGCAAACATAGTCTGGGGTTACGATGCCGTCCGTGGCAGAACAGCTGACGACGGAAACGGACATGGAACTCACTGTGCAGGAATTGCTGGAGCCATTCGGAATGCTATGGGTGTTGTTGGTGTCTATTCCAACGTTGACCTCTATGCAATAAAGGTCCTAGGTCCCAGCGGCTCGGGCACCTTCACCGACATTGCAGAAGGCGTCTACGCTGCATGCAAAGGTCCCGATGGTAAGGAAGGCACTGCTGACGACGCTGATGTGATTAGCATGAGCCTAGGAGGCACGTCGGACAGTGCTGAGCTACACAACGCAATCATCCACGCCTACAACATGGGCATTGTGATCGTTGCAGCAGCCGGTAACTCCGGAGATGGGAATCCCTCCACAACAGAGATCTCCTATCCTGCAGCATACCCAGAGGTGATTGCGGTTGGCGCGACGGACATGAATGATGCGATTGCCTCATTCTCGAACTCGGGCCCGTACGTGGAGGTTGCAGCCCCCGGTGTCAGCATCTACAGCACCTACAAGGGCGGCATATACAAGACGCTCTCCGGAACGTCGATGGCCTGTCCTCACGTTGCTGGGCTTGTAGCTCTGATAATTGCAGTCAAGGGCAAGATGCCAGTGGGCACATTCAGTGACACTGGTACATCCACTATCCGTGGTTACCTGCACAGCACCGCACTTGATCTAGGCACGTCTGGTTGGGACGCAAGCTTCGGCTACGGTCTCATACAGGCCAGCCAACTGATCTAG
- a CDS encoding winged helix-turn-helix transcriptional regulator, translating into MVLSDTDLKLLHLLETSPTISVRELAHRAGISWITADRHLRELRENGVISDSVAVFGPSRLGLDRLSVLLKAGRESQVRQLESACDAHPYTHYRSRVYGPYAGLFAQFDIPHEGVAMLKRFLTELQDGGVCERVTYLRSMDYRRSTKTNPELFDPTTLSWTYSWDKWERDITAARTELPQGSPRRRLHELGLTRVDLSLLEELTKNASVSQSVLEKKYGLSQSTVSRKLIFLRENVIESVRAQIDRSRFDITSTKLFYSPRVPDDDRAKVYNAFSAPSAPPFPLSIDLLEGGGVILWGRMPPSYEHGLFYLLWSRLPEIQVFTMDTVGSHSRMYWFYPDNVDFERNTWKYDEDWMFKKPLSELQQGMA; encoded by the coding sequence GTGGTCCTATCGGATACAGACCTCAAGCTCCTACATCTGTTGGAGACAAGCCCGACAATCTCAGTGAGGGAGCTTGCTCATAGGGCAGGCATCAGCTGGATTACGGCCGACAGACACCTGAGAGAGCTGAGGGAGAACGGGGTCATTTCTGACTCTGTAGCGGTCTTTGGACCGTCAAGGCTCGGTCTCGACAGGCTCTCGGTGCTTCTCAAGGCGGGCAGGGAGTCACAAGTGAGACAGCTCGAGTCTGCTTGTGACGCCCATCCATACACACACTACAGGTCGCGGGTCTACGGACCATACGCTGGGCTGTTCGCCCAGTTTGACATTCCGCACGAAGGCGTGGCCATGCTGAAGCGGTTTCTCACAGAACTGCAGGATGGTGGTGTCTGCGAGAGGGTCACATATCTCAGGAGCATGGACTACCGAAGGTCGACGAAGACCAACCCTGAGCTGTTCGACCCCACGACTCTCTCGTGGACGTATAGTTGGGACAAGTGGGAGAGAGACATCACTGCTGCACGGACCGAACTGCCACAGGGCTCACCGAGGAGAAGACTGCATGAACTCGGGCTCACAAGGGTAGATCTTAGCCTTCTGGAGGAACTGACAAAGAACGCCAGTGTCAGCCAGAGCGTACTTGAGAAGAAGTACGGGCTGTCTCAGAGCACCGTGAGTCGCAAGCTGATATTCCTTAGAGAGAATGTCATCGAGTCGGTTCGGGCTCAGATTGACAGGTCACGTTTTGACATAACGTCCACGAAGCTATTCTACAGCCCCCGAGTCCCAGATGATGATAGAGCAAAGGTCTACAATGCCTTCTCAGCTCCGTCTGCCCCACCGTTCCCTCTGTCCATAGACCTGCTAGAGGGTGGCGGCGTGATTCTGTGGGGCAGGATGCCGCCCTCGTACGAACATGGTCTGTTCTATCTGCTCTGGTCAAGATTACCAGAGATTCAGGTTTTCACAATGGACACTGTTGGAAGCCACAGCAGAATGTACTGGTTCTATCCGGACAATGTCGACTTCGAGCGCAACACATGGAAGTACGACGAAGACTGGATGTTCAAGAAACCTCTGAGTGAACTTCAGCAAGGCATGGCCTGA
- a CDS encoding 4Fe-4S binding protein — MRELAVELMGIEFTNPVLTAAGPTSRDGSALLEAARGGAGGLVAKTVSVRPADVPRPNMTSMGAGRIESRRGILNAELWSELSVEQWLDNEYRVALSSGLPVIASIGYSPEEVADLGPKVQRAGVRAIEFSTHYVEDHVEIARALREAVEIPIFAKLSPKTDVVKVAKALEPHVDGFVAINTFGPCLRIDIETARPLLGSEGGLGWLSGPALRPIALRCVADVASAVRKPVIGVGGVTTGDDAIEFMMAGASLVQVCTAAILDGPSVYGRIAKEIYEWLLAHGKDSVEDVRGAALPHLRVAARKKPPAVVDMDKCVLCGLCPRSCVYDAITLNKAAKQLIIDTARCEGCGMCISVCPYHAIDMELT, encoded by the coding sequence ATGCGAGAGCTCGCTGTTGAACTCATGGGTATCGAATTCACAAACCCTGTGCTGACAGCAGCAGGCCCGACTTCAAGAGACGGGAGTGCGCTTCTGGAGGCTGCTCGTGGAGGTGCCGGCGGCCTGGTGGCGAAGACCGTGAGTGTGCGGCCTGCGGATGTCCCAAGACCCAACATGACATCCATGGGCGCAGGCAGGATTGAGTCAAGACGAGGGATACTCAATGCTGAGCTCTGGAGCGAGCTGAGTGTCGAGCAGTGGTTAGACAATGAGTACCGAGTCGCACTCAGCTCCGGACTTCCTGTGATAGCCAGCATTGGTTATTCGCCCGAGGAAGTCGCCGACCTCGGACCAAAGGTACAGAGAGCTGGTGTCCGCGCCATCGAGTTCAGCACGCACTACGTCGAGGACCATGTGGAGATTGCAAGAGCGCTCAGAGAAGCAGTTGAGATTCCCATCTTTGCAAAGCTCAGTCCCAAGACGGACGTTGTCAAGGTGGCTAAGGCACTGGAGCCCCATGTGGATGGTTTTGTGGCCATCAACACATTTGGACCGTGCCTGCGAATCGACATAGAGACCGCGCGTCCACTGCTTGGTAGTGAGGGAGGCCTCGGATGGCTCAGCGGTCCTGCTCTCAGGCCAATCGCACTTCGCTGCGTGGCCGATGTCGCCTCCGCGGTCAGGAAGCCAGTGATAGGAGTGGGCGGAGTCACCACGGGTGATGATGCCATTGAGTTCATGATGGCCGGGGCATCGCTGGTTCAGGTCTGTACAGCAGCCATCCTGGATGGACCGAGTGTCTACGGGCGCATAGCCAAGGAGATCTACGAGTGGCTCTTAGCTCACGGCAAGGACTCGGTGGAGGACGTGAGAGGGGCGGCCCTGCCGCATCTCCGGGTAGCGGCGAGGAAGAAGCCGCCGGCCGTTGTGGACATGGACAAGTGCGTACTGTGCGGTCTCTGTCCAAGGTCGTGCGTGTACGACGCCATCACGCTCAACAAGGCGGCAAAGCAACTCATCATTGATACGGCCAGGTGTGAGGGCTGTGGCATGTGCATCTCCGTCTGCCCATACCACGCAATCGACATGGAGTTGACATGA
- a CDS encoding aminopeptidase P family protein: protein MIEDLDRCLHEEGVDAIVVEGNGFEKPDVYWMTGFRSTDSVIALHPVDEETVVAAGYHTVTRVQRESFVKRTFDLTEVYDRLRAEKKRVLENQDLLYEPFLQAHFSGKVLGVPDHLPVSSVLAIRGLGYDVRVVPYLLKDARARKEPREVKAIQKAADATMYAVGRAVELIKDCDIGPNHQLVHQGRALTVGDIKVVLDTALIEKRAEAAEDSIVAVGKKAFDWHYLGATKDVIKEGEPLIIDVFPRLKEERYIADVTRTVVKGTVSKRVREMFDAVKEAGDASVDALTGGARVDDVNKECYDVLSSHGFDSKFLNPKAEEGMTHGLGHGIGLEVHENPSMYEGEKRFQEGHVMAIEPGVYLRSVGGVRIENDYLVTKGRAKRLTQGLEDVIFV from the coding sequence ATGATTGAAGACCTTGACAGATGCCTCCACGAAGAGGGCGTCGATGCGATTGTGGTTGAAGGTAATGGCTTTGAGAAACCGGACGTGTACTGGATGACCGGATTCCGGTCCACTGACTCGGTCATTGCACTTCATCCTGTGGACGAAGAGACTGTGGTCGCGGCTGGCTACCACACCGTCACACGGGTCCAGCGAGAGAGCTTCGTGAAGAGGACGTTCGACCTCACCGAGGTGTACGACCGTCTGAGAGCCGAGAAGAAGAGAGTACTTGAGAACCAAGACCTCCTCTATGAGCCTTTTCTTCAGGCCCACTTCAGTGGTAAGGTCCTTGGGGTCCCTGACCACCTGCCGGTCTCATCCGTGCTGGCGATCAGGGGACTGGGGTATGATGTGCGGGTCGTGCCGTATCTGCTCAAGGATGCACGGGCCAGAAAGGAGCCCCGTGAGGTGAAGGCAATCCAGAAGGCTGCCGACGCCACAATGTATGCGGTTGGTCGTGCTGTTGAGCTGATCAAAGACTGTGACATCGGTCCCAATCACCAGCTGGTGCACCAAGGTCGTGCTCTGACTGTCGGCGACATCAAGGTGGTGCTCGACACGGCCCTCATCGAGAAGAGAGCAGAGGCTGCGGAGGACTCGATAGTCGCTGTGGGCAAGAAGGCCTTCGACTGGCACTACTTGGGTGCAACGAAGGACGTCATCAAGGAGGGTGAGCCGCTAATCATAGATGTGTTCCCACGACTCAAAGAGGAACGGTACATCGCAGACGTCACACGCACTGTTGTCAAAGGGACTGTGAGCAAGAGAGTAAGGGAGATGTTCGATGCCGTCAAAGAGGCCGGAGACGCCTCTGTGGACGCGCTGACTGGGGGTGCACGGGTTGATGATGTCAACAAGGAATGCTACGACGTTCTCTCCTCGCATGGTTTTGACTCGAAGTTCCTGAATCCCAAGGCAGAGGAGGGAATGACACACGGCCTCGGTCATGGCATTGGTCTGGAGGTCCATGAGAACCCCAGCATGTACGAGGGGGAGAAGCGCTTTCAAGAAGGGCACGTCATGGCCATCGAGCCGGGTGTCTATCTCAGGTCTGTGGGCGGTGTGCGTATAGAGAACGACTACCTAGTGACCAAGGGTCGCGCCAAGCGTCTCACGCAGGGACTTGAGGATGTCATCTTCGTCTGA
- a CDS encoding carbohydrate kinase family protein, with translation MTQEHQGMELLVVGHFSRDLLVTPELTREALGGGVAYAMLGPPLGALGVGVMSRVGTDFEAEYLRALKESGINITGIRTSGPRSTRFVNRYDADGRRTQSIDALAPPLRAEDYLPQHMRASIVHFCPLTANEVHISCIEAARGSGALVSLDVQGYLRESKTGPVQNREWTERDEVLRLVDVVKADDVELLMSVPGKTEYEAVRKVLSQGPRILLVTRERRGSTIYTQHSRIDIPVVLPSRYMDTTGCGDTYAMSFLLEYVRCGDIRRAGLFAATCASFNIETIGPYGMPSRADVERRMQAYL, from the coding sequence ATGACACAAGAGCATCAGGGAATGGAGCTACTGGTTGTCGGTCACTTCAGCAGAGACCTGCTGGTCACTCCAGAATTGACTCGTGAGGCTCTCGGAGGCGGTGTTGCCTATGCGATGCTTGGTCCTCCGCTAGGTGCGCTCGGTGTCGGTGTGATGTCACGAGTGGGTACCGACTTCGAGGCTGAGTATCTGCGTGCGCTGAAGGAGTCTGGCATCAACATCACTGGTATTCGCACAAGTGGCCCTCGTTCCACGAGGTTTGTGAACCGTTATGACGCGGATGGGCGGAGAACGCAGTCGATCGACGCACTGGCCCCACCACTGCGCGCGGAGGACTATCTCCCGCAGCACATGCGGGCCAGCATTGTTCACTTCTGTCCTCTGACCGCCAACGAGGTCCACATATCTTGCATAGAGGCAGCAAGAGGCAGTGGTGCGCTTGTCTCTCTTGATGTACAGGGGTACCTGCGGGAGTCCAAGACAGGTCCTGTGCAGAATAGGGAGTGGACCGAGCGCGATGAGGTCCTCCGACTCGTGGACGTTGTCAAGGCAGACGATGTCGAGCTGCTGATGAGCGTGCCGGGCAAGACTGAGTACGAGGCCGTGAGGAAGGTCCTCTCTCAGGGCCCCAGGATCCTATTGGTGACGAGAGAGCGCAGAGGCTCCACCATCTACACACAGCACTCCCGGATTGACATCCCGGTGGTGCTGCCCTCTCGCTATATGGACACGACCGGTTGTGGTGACACATACGCGATGAGCTTCCTGCTGGAGTACGTGCGGTGCGGGGACATCAGACGAGCAGGGCTATTCGCAGCGACCTGTGCCTCCTTCAATATCGAGACCATTGGCCCATATGGCATGCCGAGCAGGGCTGACGTGGAGAGGAGAATGCAGGCGTATCTATGA
- a CDS encoding MoaD/ThiS family protein, whose translation MPRVTVRFFATVREVTGERSVEVEASTVREMLAVLGDRFGRRFTDTVMDTATGEMKRFYSCMVNGKRIELLNGLDTTLQDGDAVAVFPPVGGG comes from the coding sequence ATGCCCAGAGTGACTGTCAGGTTCTTCGCAACGGTCCGGGAGGTCACAGGAGAGCGAAGCGTCGAGGTTGAAGCGAGTACGGTCAGGGAGATGCTCGCTGTCCTTGGTGACAGGTTCGGAAGAAGATTCACGGACACGGTGATGGACACAGCGACAGGGGAGATGAAGCGCTTCTACTCGTGCATGGTCAACGGAAAGAGGATAGAACTGCTGAACGGCCTCGACACCACCTTGCAGGATGGCGATGCTGTTGCAGTCTTCCCACCTGTAGGAGGTGGATGA
- the allB gene encoding allantoinase AllB encodes MTPVDLVLRNGQLVLESGVVAAGLAVEQGKVIAIAKDSHLPRGEKVIDLKGMIVLPGLIDGHAHFHDPARLEHEDFATGSRAAAAGGVTTVIEMPLTSQVDTLAAVEDKIKQGESMSVIDFSLYTGMIHAGNIGMVRGMIDRGVAAFKAFTCQPYHANTGVIVKALSEVSEHGGHLTIHCESQGVLDEFAKEHEDDWDAPVAHSLSRPNLAEEVAVREVLGLAEKTGGHVHIAHVSTREALTEIERARTRGVQVTGEVCPHHLLFNRDDMNRLGPKSKMNPPLRTKEDRAALWSGLLRGTINAVVSDHAPCPEPEKSAGTEDIRKAWAGVDGTQMILRVLLSEGLNRGRMSLDGLLRVTSRNPAKIFGLYPRKGTIMVGSDADIVVIDPLLDYKVSSDMMFSKAGWTLYEGMKFKGAPVMTFVRGEVVYDRGEIVVPPGHGEFIPMGGEHGQVEER; translated from the coding sequence TTGACACCTGTGGACCTTGTGCTTCGGAACGGCCAGCTCGTTCTGGAGTCAGGAGTTGTGGCTGCAGGTCTGGCTGTGGAACAGGGCAAGGTCATTGCCATAGCGAAGGACAGTCACCTGCCGAGAGGTGAGAAGGTCATCGACCTGAAGGGAATGATAGTACTTCCAGGTCTCATCGATGGTCATGCACACTTTCACGACCCTGCAAGACTTGAACACGAGGACTTTGCCACTGGCTCACGTGCAGCAGCCGCTGGCGGGGTCACCACCGTGATTGAGATGCCCCTCACCAGTCAGGTGGACACATTAGCGGCTGTTGAGGACAAGATCAAACAGGGTGAGTCTATGTCAGTGATAGACTTCTCTCTGTACACGGGCATGATTCATGCTGGCAATATCGGAATGGTACGAGGCATGATTGACCGGGGAGTCGCCGCATTCAAGGCATTCACATGCCAGCCCTATCATGCCAACACGGGAGTCATCGTCAAGGCGCTCAGCGAGGTCTCGGAGCACGGAGGGCATCTGACCATACACTGCGAGTCACAGGGGGTGCTGGACGAGTTCGCCAAGGAGCACGAGGACGACTGGGACGCGCCTGTCGCCCACTCGCTGTCCAGACCGAATCTGGCGGAAGAGGTTGCAGTGAGGGAGGTATTGGGACTGGCAGAGAAGACGGGGGGTCACGTTCACATCGCTCATGTCAGTACGCGAGAGGCCCTGACAGAGATAGAGCGCGCCCGCACAAGGGGAGTGCAAGTGACTGGCGAAGTGTGCCCCCATCATCTGCTGTTCAACAGGGACGACATGAACCGGCTCGGTCCGAAGAGCAAGATGAATCCGCCGCTCAGGACAAAGGAAGACAGAGCGGCCCTCTGGTCAGGTCTATTGCGGGGGACCATCAACGCAGTTGTCAGTGACCATGCCCCTTGTCCCGAACCAGAGAAGAGTGCAGGCACCGAAGACATACGAAAGGCGTGGGCTGGCGTGGACGGCACTCAGATGATACTCAGGGTGTTGTTGTCCGAGGGCTTGAACCGGGGCAGAATGTCACTTGACGGGCTGTTGAGGGTGACCTCAAGGAATCCCGCCAAGATATTCGGTCTGTATCCACGTAAGGGGACGATAATGGTGGGGTCTGACGCCGACATTGTAGTGATCGACCCCCTGCTGGATTACAAGGTCAGCTCAGACATGATGTTCTCAAAGGCAGGTTGGACACTGTACGAGGGAATGAAGTTCAAGGGCGCTCCCGTGATGACCTTCGTGCGAGGAGAAGTGGTATATGACAGAGGGGAGATAGTAGTGCCGCCGGGGCATGGAGAGTTCATACCCATGGGTGGCGAGCATGGGCAGGTTGAGGAGAGATGA
- a CDS encoding 4Fe-4S dicluster domain-containing protein — protein MTELSHVLGDPEVCTGCMICVNVCSMFYFKVIGPEWARARVIRLENGLDFPLFCRNCEDAPCMAACPVGAITRTSKGILVVNNRKCDSCGACVTACPYDAIHLTPDTRKAVKCIQCGECVKRCPVHAIFLTSAADLSKRDPEGRLMRLHDRHSAELYDGGERL, from the coding sequence ATGACCGAGCTGAGTCATGTATTGGGCGACCCAGAGGTGTGTACCGGCTGCATGATCTGCGTGAATGTCTGCAGTATGTTCTACTTCAAGGTCATCGGCCCCGAGTGGGCAAGAGCGAGAGTCATCAGACTGGAGAACGGACTGGACTTCCCACTGTTCTGCCGCAACTGCGAGGACGCACCCTGCATGGCAGCCTGTCCAGTAGGAGCAATCACTCGCACATCAAAGGGGATACTCGTTGTAAACAACAGGAAGTGCGACTCGTGCGGTGCATGCGTCACGGCATGCCCGTATGATGCAATCCACCTGACACCTGACACACGGAAAGCAGTGAAGTGTATTCAGTGCGGCGAGTGCGTGAAACGATGTCCCGTCCATGCGATATTCCTGACCAGCGCTGCAGACCTCTCCAAGAGAGACCCTGAGGGCAGATTGATGAGGCTGCATGACAGGCACAGCGCGGAGCTCTACGATGGAGGTGAGAGACTCTGA
- a CDS encoding aldehyde ferredoxin oxidoreductase family protein, whose product MHGVGGQVIWVDLTKGQVEKRPLEEEIVRDYLLGVGYLSRVLTDEIGAERDPFSPGNVLGIATGLLTGSMFPQSSRFTIAALSPLTDIWGESHAAGFWGPELKLAGYDAVFFRGASASPVYLHIEDSEVNLHDAEQVWGMGVFQTDDILRKRHGRMTRVLSIGQAGENLVRFAAIMNDRDRASARSGLGAVMGAKKLKAVSVRGHGKITVAHPEVYLTEMDEFYRRMLANPFTPGRAKYGTTHLIELMQHIGRLPSYNMRQGVFEGYDRIGGDAINECYLVKPRADWSCLQRCGRFTAVRTGPYAYQGGSPEFESQSSLGSRCGNANLESILYAHHLSNMYGLDTISLGGTISWAMEAWEQGLITSEDTGGIDLTWGNHESIVKLTRMIALREGFGDLLAEGSARAAVRIGRGSDRFVMAVKKQEMAGQEPRAQKSMGLAAATAARGADHLYGFPVLDEVGFDDDIRERFGEKYLPEMADRLNPKYKGIMVKECEDFMVMIESVGLCKYGTQIPPEFYYDDVAKALRLHNGLEVTPAQIQLIGERIVNLNRLFNARRGITRRDDSLPRRLTDEPAPNGPSAGQTVELEQMLDEYYACRGWDLVSGLPLKSTLERLGLSKDALN is encoded by the coding sequence ATGCACGGTGTGGGTGGGCAAGTCATCTGGGTCGACCTGACAAAGGGACAGGTAGAGAAGAGGCCACTCGAAGAAGAGATTGTGAGGGACTACCTTCTCGGGGTGGGCTATCTGTCAAGGGTGCTCACGGACGAGATAGGTGCAGAGAGAGACCCGTTCTCACCAGGGAACGTCCTCGGCATCGCCACCGGGCTGTTGACAGGGTCGATGTTCCCCCAGTCATCAAGGTTCACCATCGCAGCGCTCTCCCCTCTCACGGACATCTGGGGAGAGAGTCATGCAGCAGGCTTCTGGGGACCGGAGCTGAAGCTGGCCGGCTATGACGCGGTGTTCTTTCGAGGGGCATCAGCCAGCCCGGTCTACCTCCATATCGAGGACTCGGAAGTGAACCTGCATGATGCGGAGCAGGTCTGGGGAATGGGCGTCTTTCAGACAGACGACATCCTCCGCAAGAGGCACGGCAGAATGACAAGGGTCCTCTCCATCGGTCAGGCTGGTGAGAATCTTGTCAGGTTTGCGGCAATCATGAACGACAGAGACAGGGCCTCTGCAAGGTCGGGACTTGGTGCCGTGATGGGTGCAAAGAAGCTAAAGGCGGTGTCGGTGAGAGGACACGGAAAGATCACAGTGGCCCACCCGGAGGTCTATCTCACGGAGATGGACGAGTTCTATCGTCGAATGCTGGCCAACCCCTTTACGCCGGGCAGAGCGAAGTATGGCACGACTCACCTGATAGAACTCATGCAACACATAGGCAGACTGCCCAGTTACAACATGAGGCAGGGTGTGTTCGAGGGCTACGACAGGATCGGGGGCGATGCAATAAACGAGTGCTATCTTGTCAAGCCCCGAGCAGACTGGAGCTGCCTGCAGCGATGCGGACGGTTCACTGCAGTCAGGACGGGACCTTATGCCTATCAGGGCGGCTCACCTGAGTTCGAGTCGCAGTCCTCGCTGGGCTCCCGATGTGGAAATGCCAACTTGGAGTCGATACTCTACGCCCACCATCTGTCCAACATGTATGGACTGGACACAATATCACTCGGTGGGACAATCTCATGGGCGATGGAGGCATGGGAACAGGGGCTCATCACGTCAGAAGACACGGGGGGCATCGACCTCACATGGGGCAATCACGAGTCGATAGTCAAGCTGACAAGGATGATTGCGCTGCGAGAGGGATTTGGTGACCTGCTCGCAGAGGGGAGCGCAAGGGCTGCAGTGAGAATCGGAAGAGGCAGTGACAGGTTCGTGATGGCAGTCAAGAAGCAGGAGATGGCGGGACAGGAACCAAGAGCTCAGAAGTCGATGGGACTCGCTGCAGCGACTGCGGCGCGGGGAGCAGACCACCTGTATGGCTTTCCAGTCCTCGATGAGGTCGGCTTTGATGATGACATCCGAGAGCGCTTCGGTGAGAAGTACCTACCAGAGATGGCAGACCGACTGAACCCAAAGTACAAGGGAATCATGGTCAAAGAGTGTGAGGACTTCATGGTGATGATAGAGAGTGTTGGTCTCTGCAAGTACGGCACCCAGATACCTCCTGAGTTCTACTATGACGATGTCGCAAAGGCATTACGCCTTCACAACGGGCTCGAGGTGACTCCAGCACAGATACAGCTCATTGGAGAGAGAATCGTCAACCTGAATCGGCTCTTCAATGCGAGGCGGGGCATCACGAGGAGGGACGACTCCCTTCCGAGAAGACTGACCGATGAGCCTGCTCCGAACGGTCCGTCGGCAGGACAGACAGTGGAACTCGAACAGATGCTGGATGAGTACTATGCATGCAGAGGCTGGGACTTGGTCTCCGGACTGCCTCTCAAGAGCACTCTCGAAAGACTCGGACTATCGAAGGACGCACTGAACTAG